One Mesoplodon densirostris isolate mMesDen1 chromosome X, mMesDen1 primary haplotype, whole genome shotgun sequence genomic region harbors:
- the LDOC1 gene encoding protein LDOC1: protein MVDELVLLLHALLMRHRALSIENSQLMEQLRLLVCERATLLRQVRPPSCPVPFPETFDGESSRLPEFIVQTASYMLVNENRFCNDAMKVAFLISLLTGEAEEWVVPYIEMDSPILGDYRAFLDEMKQCFGWDDDEDDEDEDEEDDY from the coding sequence ATGGTGGACGAGCTGGTGCTGCTGCTGCATGCGCTCCTGATGCGGCACCGCGCCTTGAGCATTGAGAACAGCCAGCTCATGGAACAGCTGCGGCTGCTGGTGTGCGAGAGGGCCACCCTGCTGCGCCAGGTACGTCCGCCGAGCTGTCCGGTGCCCTTTCCCGAAACGTTTGACGGCGAGAGCTCCCGGCTCCCCGAGTTTATCGTGCAGACGGCGTCTTACATGCTCGTCAACGAGAACCGATTCTGCAACGACGCCATGAAGGTGGCATTCCTAATCAGCCTGCTCACCGGGGAAGCCGAGGAGTGGGTGGTGCCCTACATTGAGATGGATAGCCCCATCCTAGGTGATTACCGGGCCTTCCTCGATGAGATGAAACAGTGTTTTGGCTGGGATGACGACGAAGACGACGAGGACGAAGATGAAGAAGATGATTACTAG